One window of Spodoptera frugiperda isolate SF20-4 unplaced genomic scaffold, AGI-APGP_CSIRO_Sfru_2.0 tig00001864_1, whole genome shotgun sequence genomic DNA carries:
- the LOC118271179 gene encoding uncharacterized protein LOC118271179, producing MPRKPCYWTRKLELDLVDFVHQREYIWRPAGNTNHHIQQKYKAYAEFAAILGRGFTARSVRDRWVNIRSTFNHNHRRVERSKLKAKTASDIYVPCWPLWKPLQFLKDVCKKEDGNFEFYESTSSDMKQLTENVNVKEEQQSEFENDMVLNIRQRSQRTDRPRHKTRILNKSNRKTKCKQIIDDLLLAMKPLASDPLLEQSYWFFGKHVTEQLNSMRRIDAESAANEIVNLLNE from the exons atgccTCGCAAACCGTGTTACTGGACACGAAAACTAGAATTAGATTTGGTCGATTTTGTTCACCAAAGAGAATATATATGGCGGCCTGCTGGAAACACGAATCATCATATTCAGCAAAAATACAAAGCTTATGCTGAATTTGCAGCGATATTGGGACGTGGATTCACAG CTCGTTCTGTCCGAGATCGGTGGGTGAACATTAGGAGTACCTTCAACCATAACCATAGAAGAGTTGAACGATCCAAACTTAAAGCAAAGACTGCTTCAGACATATATGTCCCGTGCTGGCCACTGTGGAAGCCATTACAGTTTCTCAAAGACGTTTGTAAGAAAGAAGATGGCAATTTTGAG ttctaTGAGTCAACATCCAGTGACATGAAACAGCTGACAGAAAATGTAAACGTTAAAGAGGAACAACAATCTGAATTTGAGAATGACATGGTTCTTAATATCCGTCAGCGAAGCCAACGAACGGACAGACCTCGGCATAAAACAAGAATACtcaataaatcaaatagaaaaacgaaatgtaaacaaataattgatGACCTTCTGTTAGCTATGAAGCCTCTAGCATCGGATCCATTATTGGAACAAAGCTATTGGTTCTTTGGGAAGCATGTGACAGAACAACTAAATAGTATGAGAAGAATTGATGCTGAGAGTGCTGCGAATGAAATAGTAAATCTGTTAAATGAATGA